From a region of the Procambarus clarkii isolate CNS0578487 chromosome 2, FALCON_Pclarkii_2.0, whole genome shotgun sequence genome:
- the LOC123755975 gene encoding zinc finger protein 271 encodes MTTDKAEKPYQCSECSKSFSQVAHLAKHEKTHTEEKPFQCLVCLKDFSQKSYLVQHEKIHSAEKPFQCSECSRDFKRNSHLIQHMRIHTGEKPFQCPVCQNDFSQKSTLAQHMRIHTGEKPYQCSLCPKDFSYKSSLVQHERIHRGEKPYQCSVCLKDFSQNSHLLSHMKVHTGEKPHQCSVCHTDFSQKSTLVKHMRIHTGEKPYQCSECLKDFSRSSHLVQHMRVHRGEKPYQCSVCLKDFSQNSHLIQHMRVHTGEKPYRCSVCLKYFSQKSALALHSRIHRGEKPYKCLECLKDFSRNSHLVHHMRIHTGEKPYQCSECLKSFSERSALVKHMRIHTGEKPYQCSVCLKAFSRNAHLVLHMRVHTGEKPFPCTVCLKSFKEKSAVLKHMRVHAKEISFHFLCM; translated from the coding sequence ATGACCACTGACAAAGCAGAAAAGCCTTATCAGTGTTCTGAGTGTTCAAAAAGCTTTTCACAAGTTGCACATCTAGCAAAACATGAAAAAACTCATACTGAAGAGAAGCCATTTCAGTGTTTAGTTTGTCTAAAAGACTTTTCACAGAAATCATACCTAGTGCAACATGAGAAAATTCATAGTGCAGAGAAGCCGTTTCAGTGTTCAGAATGTTCAAGAGACTTCAAACGAAATTCACATTTAATACAACATATGAGAATTCATACAGGGGAGAAACCCTTTCAGTGTCCAGTATGTCAAAATGACTTTTCACAGAAATCAACTCTAGCTCAGCATATGAGAATTCATACAGGGGAGAAGCCATATCAGTGCTCATTGTGTCCAAAAGACTTTTCATATAAATCTTCTCTAGTACAGCATGAGAGAATTCAtagaggagagaaaccatatcagtgttcagtgtgtctaaaagacttttcacaaaacTCGCATCTACTAAGTCACATGAAAGTTCATACGGGAGAGAAGCCCCATCAATGTTCCGTGTGTCATACTGACTTTTCACAGAAATCAACTTTAGTAAAACACATGagaattcatacaggagagaaaccttaTCAGTGTTCTGAGTGTCTGAAAGATTTTTCACGAAGCTCACATCTAGTACAACATATGAGAGTTCATAGAGGAGAGAAgccatatcagtgttcagtgtgtCTGAAAGATTTTTCACAAAATTCACATTTAATTCAACATATGAGAGTTCACACAGGAGAAAAACCGTATCGGTGTTCAGTGTGTCTAAAATATTTTTCGCAGAAATCGGCTTTAGCACTACATTCAAGAATTCAtagaggagagaaaccatataagTGTTTAGAGTGTCTAAAAGATTTTTCACGAAATTCACATTTAGTTCATCATATGAGAATTCATACAGGAGAAAAACCATATCAGTGCTCAGAGTGCCTAAAAAGCTTTTCAGAAAGATCAGCTCTAGTAAAACATATGAGAATTCATACAGGCGAAAAaccatatcagtgttcagtgtgtCTGAAAGCTTTCTCCCGAAATGCTCATCTAGTACTACATATGAGAGTTCATACTGGAGAGAAACCGTTTCCATGTACTGTGTGTCTGAAGAGCTTTAAAGAGAAATCAGCTGTGCTAAAACATATGAGAGTTCATGCAAAAGAGATTTCATTTCACTTTCTATGCATGTAA